The proteins below are encoded in one region of Candidatus Lokiarchaeota archaeon:
- a CDS encoding FAD-dependent oxidoreductase gives MSDYEVIVAGAGTAGCTAAYTLAKKGHSVLLLDRKERHLIGKKTCGDALGYHHINE, from the coding sequence ATGTCAGATTACGAAGTCATTGTCGCTGGAGCGGGAACTGCGGGTTGTACAGCAGCTTATACTCTTGCAAAGAAAGGACACTCAGTTCTTCTTTTGGACCGCAAAGAGCGACATCTCATTGGGAAGAAGACCTGCGGTGATGCGCTGGGATATCACCATATCAACGAGC